Below is a window of Streptomyces qaidamensis DNA.
TCGAGGCCGACCTCGACCTCGACCGTGGGGTTGCCTCGGGAGTCCAGGATTTCCCGGGCTACGACGACGTCGATGGACGGCACGAGCATCTCCTTCTTCATGTGACGCGGGTACGCGGGTCACGTGGACCCGGCGAGGTGCGGAGCCGTGGTGGCTCGCGACATGAGCCTAACCGGCTCCGGGCGATCGGCCACCGGGTCGCCCACCCCATGGACAGAACCGAGAGTAAATTGTTTCCGAACGGAACAAAGCTGGTTCGCGAAGTCCGGCAGAAAAAACCCCGCTCCGGTGCGTACGGGGGATGACGCGCCGGAGCGGGGAGCTGGTGGGCCCTGGAGGGCCCGGGTGGGCCGCTGCTTACTTCAGGTGCAGCTGCTGGCCCGGGTAGATGAGGTTGGCATCGTCGATGATGTCCTTGTTCAGCTGGTACAGCTTCTCCCAGCCGCCCTTGACCTTCTCGTCCGCGGCGATCGAGCTCAGGGTGTCGCCCTTGACGACCTTGTACTCGCCGTCACCCTTCTTGACCTTCTTGCCGGTCGGGGTGGTGACGGTCTTCTTGGCCGCCGGGCGCTCGTCGGAGCGGGAGGCCGGCTGCTGCTGGGTCTCGCGGGTCTCGGTGCTCTGCTGGCTCTGCGAGGAGCTGCCCGAGTCGCTGGAGGAGCCGCCGCCGGTGTAGCCGGCGCTCGACAGGCCCTTGCCGCAGACCGGCCAGGCACCCTTGCCCTGGCCCGCGAGGACCTTCTCGGCGATCTCGATCTGCTGGGCCTTGGTGGCCTGGTCGGCGGTGGAGGCGTACTTGGTGCCGCCGTAGCCGGACCAGGTGGAGGCGGAGAACTGCAGACCGCCGTAGTAGCCGTTGCCGGTGTTGATGGACCAGTTGCCGCCGGACTCGCACTGGGCGACCGCGTCCCACTCGGAGGCGGTGGCGGCGGAGGCGTTGCCGGCCGCCATCAGCGGGGCGGCGACGGCGGCACCGGTGACGCCGGCGAGCGCGACGACACGGGTGGCCTTGGACGGACGACGGTGCTTGCCCTTGCCGGAAAACAGCATGGAGGATCCCCTCACCGACGCCTGCGAGGTGAGCTGTCGGGTTCGGGCCGGTTGAGTTGCCCGGCCGCGCCCCTCCCGGGACACGGCTTCACCCCAAGCCCTTCCGGCACAACTGTCCGGTCGGGCACCTACCTTGGGTCCCCCGCTCCTGCCTACGGCGCTTGACGCGACGACTGTTCCC
It encodes the following:
- a CDS encoding transglycosylase family protein: MLFSGKGKHRRPSKATRVVALAGVTGAAVAAPLMAAGNASAATASEWDAVAQCESGGNWSINTGNGYYGGLQFSASTWSGYGGTKYASTADQATKAQQIEIAEKVLAGQGKGAWPVCGKGLSSAGYTGGGSSSDSGSSSQSQQSTETRETQQQPASRSDERPAAKKTVTTPTGKKVKKGDGEYKVVKGDTLSSIAADEKVKGGWEKLYQLNKDIIDDANLIYPGQQLHLK